The Streptomyces kanamyceticus genome window below encodes:
- a CDS encoding GNAT family N-acetyltransferase — protein sequence MDQGFRLREATAEDADVLADVHTRTRTAYYTAGGMPEEELDDPSACGERRDAWARVLAAPARATLVVEGLDGAVVGLLTAGPPHHEDLDASMCYELYQIGVLAHAWGRGVGGALQREFVALATAAGCAEGVLECWASNTRAQRFYARNGWRPDGARRPGPLDHDYVRLRLKLVAHGF from the coding sequence ATGGATCAAGGCTTCCGACTGCGTGAGGCGACCGCCGAGGACGCCGACGTCCTTGCCGACGTGCACACCCGGACCCGGACCGCGTACTATACCGCGGGCGGCATGCCCGAGGAGGAACTCGACGACCCGAGTGCATGCGGAGAACGGCGCGATGCCTGGGCGCGGGTGCTGGCCGCGCCGGCGCGCGCCACGCTGGTCGTGGAGGGCTTGGACGGGGCGGTGGTCGGGCTGCTCACTGCCGGGCCACCGCACCACGAAGACCTGGACGCCTCAATGTGCTACGAGCTGTACCAGATCGGGGTACTAGCTCATGCCTGGGGGCGCGGGGTGGGTGGGGCCCTGCAGCGGGAGTTCGTCGCGTTGGCTACGGCCGCAGGCTGCGCCGAAGGCGTGCTGGAGTGCTGGGCGTCCAACACCCGTGCGCAGCGCTTCTACGCCCGAAACGGGTGGCGGCCGGATGGAGCGCGCCGTCCAGGACCGCTGGACCATGACTACGTCCGGCTGCGACTGAAGCTCGTAGCGCACGGCTTCTGA
- a CDS encoding N,N-dimethylformamidase beta subunit family domain-containing protein produces the protein MTAIHGYPARSSVRAGEAIRLHIASSTPRVYVDFYRWGGSIQHAGSAAWTGAAAPPGQHGADWRWPAYDFPIPSDWPSGVYVAVLRAQPCDDGASALDAREGRLLFVVTPGTPTGRGILYKIPTFTYQAYNTAGGGSLYSSGQVTLRRPGGGVGGPVKGLPDPYDPHSPRQTFAHWDARFIAWMEQNGFEADFCTDLDLHEGRHLDHGHRLLLSAGHDEYWTAETRSRITAFRDAGGNIANFGANTCWWRVRLTDEATALACDKFPPAAVQHGVDPDSAHGCPDHWWETDPENTLLGVSYRGGGGHWDGHREPLGFTVMDPSHWIFDGTGLKRGDVFGIDDALVGYECDGAAYTTDARGRPHPTGEDGTPRNFSILGIAQLPDDTWNVAAREPTASPRAATLGLYSSRGTVFTAATTDWARGLATNPTIAAITRNVLRRLS, from the coding sequence ATGACTGCTATCCATGGCTACCCGGCGCGCTCCAGCGTCCGGGCAGGAGAAGCGATCCGCCTCCATATCGCCTCCTCGACCCCGCGCGTGTACGTCGACTTCTATCGCTGGGGCGGATCCATCCAGCACGCGGGCAGCGCGGCCTGGACTGGCGCCGCGGCCCCGCCGGGTCAGCACGGCGCGGATTGGAGGTGGCCCGCGTACGACTTCCCGATTCCGTCGGACTGGCCCTCTGGTGTGTACGTGGCTGTGCTTCGGGCTCAACCCTGCGACGACGGAGCGTCGGCCCTGGACGCCCGCGAGGGCAGGCTGCTGTTCGTCGTCACTCCGGGGACTCCGACGGGCCGCGGCATCCTGTACAAGATCCCCACCTTCACCTATCAGGCGTACAACACCGCAGGTGGCGGCAGCCTCTACAGCTCAGGACAGGTCACGCTGCGACGACCGGGAGGAGGCGTGGGCGGCCCGGTCAAGGGACTGCCCGACCCATACGACCCCCACTCTCCCCGGCAGACCTTCGCCCACTGGGACGCGCGCTTCATCGCCTGGATGGAGCAGAACGGCTTCGAGGCGGACTTCTGCACGGACCTGGATCTGCACGAAGGCCGCCACCTCGACCACGGACATCGACTCCTGCTGTCCGCGGGACACGACGAGTACTGGACCGCCGAGACCCGTAGCCGCATCACCGCCTTCCGTGACGCGGGCGGCAACATCGCCAACTTCGGCGCGAACACCTGCTGGTGGCGTGTGAGGCTCACCGACGAGGCCACGGCTCTCGCCTGTGACAAGTTCCCACCAGCGGCGGTCCAACATGGCGTCGACCCGGACAGCGCACACGGATGCCCGGACCACTGGTGGGAGACCGACCCCGAGAACACGCTCCTCGGCGTCAGCTACCGAGGCGGAGGCGGCCACTGGGACGGGCACCGCGAGCCGCTCGGATTCACCGTCATGGACCCCAGCCACTGGATATTTGACGGGACAGGGCTCAAGCGTGGCGACGTGTTCGGTATCGACGACGCGCTCGTCGGATACGAATGCGACGGCGCGGCGTACACGACCGACGCTCGGGGGCGGCCTCATCCGACGGGCGAGGACGGTACCCCGCGGAACTTCAGCATCCTCGGGATCGCCCAACTCCCCGACGACACCTGGAACGTCGCCGCCCGTGAACCGACCGCCAGCCCCCGCGCGGCCACGCTCGGCCTCTACAGCAGCCGCGGCACGGTGTTCACCGCGGCCACGACGGACTGGGCACGGGGTCTCGCCACGAACCCCACCATCGCGGCGATCACTCGCAACGTCCTCCGCCGCCTCTCCTGA
- a CDS encoding helix-turn-helix domain-containing protein: protein MSERRCRTCECLLSRYNTGAVDLCGPCAREHPPAAAEAPSVPAHVWSDSGIQEALNALDFGRLSQLVRRRSGLRQDDLARITGLSQGYLSQLESGTRRLTHLDKSQAFLEALNVPTALRPIAAPETVNGAHRATETTSHQRTAPDPAPDLNALAADAAATSGAFADLIAPTNIDANALEELSFTLARIATDYVHAPLFPLFTELISVRDQLFSKLQGRQRPQQSRELFMLAGTTCLLLAHASQNLGDQASAMTQIRTARTCAEQADHTGLLAWTLGTAALITEWSPQGRMSLRLAEQAATLAPPGESRIRIAAIEARTAARIGDHERARTALDRMRRAMDEPPRDDDLVQYGGLLTFPRAKQDYYLGGTYTLLGEHQQAQQHAATAIEAYRTGPHEERSYGDEALAQLDLITIGIHQGDLDEALAGLHHILNLPPEMRIRQLGNAMDRLGTLVRRPELKRSRAAGELADLIRGYQVIDGGTALPSGR from the coding sequence GTGAGCGAGCGCCGGTGCCGCACCTGCGAATGCCTGCTCAGCCGCTACAACACCGGCGCGGTTGATCTCTGCGGCCCCTGCGCCCGCGAGCATCCGCCCGCCGCAGCCGAAGCCCCCTCCGTACCAGCGCACGTCTGGTCGGACAGCGGCATCCAAGAGGCCCTGAATGCCCTGGACTTCGGGCGCCTCAGTCAGCTCGTACGACGACGCTCGGGATTACGCCAGGACGACCTCGCTCGCATCACCGGCCTGAGTCAGGGCTACCTCTCCCAACTCGAATCCGGCACCCGCAGGCTGACCCACCTGGACAAGTCGCAGGCGTTCCTGGAGGCCTTGAACGTCCCGACGGCCCTCCGCCCCATCGCCGCACCCGAAACCGTCAACGGCGCACATCGCGCGACCGAAACCACAAGTCACCAGCGGACCGCCCCTGACCCGGCTCCCGATCTGAACGCCCTGGCCGCGGACGCCGCAGCCACCTCAGGCGCCTTCGCCGACCTGATCGCCCCCACCAACATCGATGCGAACGCCCTCGAAGAACTCAGCTTCACGCTGGCCCGGATAGCGACCGACTACGTACACGCGCCGCTCTTCCCGCTCTTCACCGAGCTGATCTCTGTACGGGACCAGCTCTTCTCGAAGCTCCAGGGGCGTCAACGCCCCCAACAGAGCCGCGAGTTGTTCATGCTCGCCGGCACGACCTGCCTGCTACTGGCCCACGCCTCCCAGAACCTCGGGGACCAAGCTTCGGCAATGACGCAGATCCGCACCGCCCGAACCTGCGCGGAGCAGGCCGACCACACCGGTCTGCTCGCCTGGACCCTGGGCACCGCCGCCCTGATCACGGAGTGGTCCCCGCAGGGCCGCATGTCACTCAGACTCGCGGAACAGGCCGCCACGCTCGCCCCACCGGGAGAGTCCCGCATCCGCATAGCCGCCATCGAGGCCCGCACCGCGGCGCGCATCGGAGACCACGAACGCGCCCGCACCGCGCTCGACCGCATGCGGCGCGCCATGGACGAGCCGCCGCGCGATGACGACCTCGTGCAGTACGGCGGCCTGCTGACGTTCCCGCGAGCCAAGCAGGACTACTACCTCGGCGGCACCTACACACTCCTCGGCGAGCACCAGCAGGCCCAGCAGCACGCCGCGACAGCGATTGAGGCCTACCGCACGGGTCCACACGAGGAACGTTCGTACGGCGACGAAGCCCTGGCCCAACTGGACCTGATCACGATCGGCATCCACCAAGGCGACCTAGACGAAGCCCTCGCCGGACTGCACCACATCCTGAACCTGCCGCCCGAGATGCGCATTCGCCAACTCGGCAACGCCATGGATCGGCTCGGCACTCTCGTGCGCCGCCCCGAGCTGAAGCGCAGCCGAGCGGCAGGCGAACTCGCTGACCTGATTCGCGGCTACCAAGTCATCGACGGAGGAACCGCGCTACCGTCGGGGCGATGA
- a CDS encoding glycosyltransferase family protein — protein MSISYRPLRILIGVNGIGMGHSVRQSVIAQYLRDRGHEIRIVTNGPERVAYFRDLGFRAADAWMPALLARGDRIHPTDAIRTNLSRLPGGLAQHLRLRRAIEADGVPDVFITDYEPNSSRLAYHFGRPLISIDQQSKYRHLDLPRLGHLARTAEEQRLRYFTPRADRSFICSFTPLHTEDPALEFIAPVVPDAVRRALVRTEPLATAYFSRYFGHGPEDSVRVLAQTFRDHIPERTLRVYAQPSEISNLRPFADDSIEIRPFGREAFLADLARSEAVFSNAGFNLISEAFALGKPVHLVPLPTYDQHWCATTVDQAELGTTAPHIEPGQVLDFLNRIGELRDNVERHRDAHLRSDPRERIATYLESHAPDERPTPLAAVR, from the coding sequence ATGTCCATTTCCTACCGTCCGCTCCGCATCCTCATCGGCGTCAACGGCATCGGCATGGGCCACTCCGTAAGGCAAAGCGTCATCGCCCAGTACTTACGCGACCGGGGCCACGAGATACGCATCGTCACAAACGGTCCCGAGCGAGTCGCGTACTTCCGCGATCTGGGCTTTCGCGCCGCGGATGCCTGGATGCCCGCGCTGCTGGCTCGCGGCGACCGCATCCACCCCACCGACGCGATCCGCACCAACTTGTCGCGCCTGCCAGGCGGTCTGGCCCAGCATCTGCGCCTTCGCCGAGCCATCGAGGCCGACGGCGTGCCGGACGTCTTCATCACCGACTACGAGCCCAACTCCTCACGCCTCGCGTACCACTTCGGCAGACCGCTGATCTCCATAGACCAGCAGAGCAAGTACCGTCACCTCGACCTGCCACGCCTGGGCCACTTGGCCCGCACAGCCGAGGAACAGCGCCTGCGCTACTTCACGCCCCGCGCCGACCGCTCCTTCATCTGCTCCTTCACACCGCTGCACACTGAGGATCCGGCCCTGGAGTTCATCGCCCCGGTGGTGCCAGATGCAGTGCGACGGGCCCTAGTCCGCACCGAACCGCTGGCCACGGCGTACTTCTCCCGCTACTTCGGCCATGGCCCGGAGGACAGCGTCCGCGTCCTCGCACAGACCTTCCGCGATCACATCCCGGAACGAACGCTGCGCGTGTACGCCCAACCCTCCGAGATCAGCAACCTGCGCCCGTTCGCTGACGACAGCATCGAGATCCGTCCCTTCGGCCGGGAGGCATTCCTGGCCGACCTGGCACGTTCCGAAGCCGTCTTCTCCAACGCCGGGTTCAACCTCATCAGTGAGGCATTCGCGCTGGGGAAGCCCGTGCACCTGGTGCCCCTGCCGACCTACGACCAGCACTGGTGCGCCACCACGGTCGACCAGGCGGAACTCGGCACCACCGCGCCCCACATCGAGCCCGGCCAAGTCCTCGACTTCCTCAACCGCATCGGTGAACTCCGGGACAACGTGGAACGCCACCGCGACGCCCACCTCCGGAGCGATCCACGCGAGCGCATCGCCACCTACCTCGAATCACACGCTCCGGACGAGAGACCGACTCCCCTCGCGGCCGTGCGGTAG
- the metG gene encoding methionine--tRNA ligase, translating into MARHLITSALPYINGIKHLGNMVGSMLPADVYSRYLRQRGHDVLYICATDEHGTPAELAAKERGLPVAEFCAQAHDAQKAVYDGFELAFDYFGRSSSQQNLEITQHFARKLNENGFIEERAIRQVYSPADGRFLPDRYVEGTCPHCGYDKARGDQCENCTRVLDPTDLIDPRSAISGSTELEVRETKHLFLLQSKLQGEVEAWIDEVGDEWPQLSSSIARKWLTEGLHDRAITRDLDWGVPVPADTWPELAADGKVFYVWFDAPIEYIGATKEWSDAASDGETRDWKSWWYEADDVRYTEFMAKDNVPFHTVMFPATQLGVREPWKRVDFVKGFNWLTYYGGKFSTSQKRGVFTDQALETLPADYWRYFLIANAPESDDSSFTWEHFAATVNKDLADTLGNFVNRVLSFSRKRFGDEVPAGHTAGEAEAKLGEEIARLLTEYEAQMEALQFRKAAAALRALWSAGNSYLEEKAPWLEIKTDPDGAALTLRTAMNLIHLYAVISEPFIPASAKAMRSAFALDGDTATWVSAEQAKALDTVPAGTAFTVPPVLFAKISEEDLESYRERFGGEASA; encoded by the coding sequence ATGGCTCGACACCTGATCACCAGCGCGCTTCCCTACATCAACGGGATCAAGCACCTGGGCAACATGGTCGGGTCGATGCTTCCGGCGGATGTGTACTCCCGGTACCTCCGCCAGCGCGGCCACGACGTCCTCTACATCTGCGCCACCGACGAGCACGGCACGCCCGCCGAGCTGGCCGCCAAGGAGCGGGGGCTGCCGGTCGCCGAGTTCTGCGCGCAGGCGCACGACGCGCAGAAGGCCGTGTACGACGGCTTCGAGCTGGCCTTCGACTACTTCGGCCGCAGCTCCAGCCAGCAGAACCTGGAGATCACCCAGCACTTCGCGCGGAAGCTGAACGAGAACGGCTTCATCGAGGAGCGGGCGATCCGGCAGGTGTACTCCCCCGCCGACGGCCGCTTCCTCCCCGACCGCTATGTCGAGGGCACCTGCCCGCACTGCGGCTACGACAAGGCGCGCGGCGACCAGTGCGAAAACTGCACCCGCGTCCTCGACCCGACCGACCTGATCGACCCGCGGTCGGCCATCAGCGGCTCCACCGAGCTTGAGGTCCGCGAGACCAAGCACCTCTTCCTGCTGCAGTCGAAGTTGCAGGGCGAAGTCGAGGCGTGGATCGACGAGGTCGGTGACGAGTGGCCGCAGCTCTCCTCGTCCATCGCCCGCAAGTGGCTCACCGAAGGCCTCCACGACCGCGCGATCACCCGCGACCTGGACTGGGGCGTGCCGGTACCGGCCGACACCTGGCCCGAGCTCGCGGCCGATGGCAAGGTCTTCTACGTCTGGTTTGACGCCCCGATCGAGTACATCGGTGCGACGAAGGAATGGTCGGACGCCGCCTCGGACGGTGAGACCCGGGACTGGAAGTCGTGGTGGTACGAGGCCGACGACGTCCGGTACACGGAGTTCATGGCGAAGGACAACGTCCCCTTCCACACGGTGATGTTCCCGGCCACCCAGCTCGGTGTACGCGAGCCGTGGAAGAGGGTCGACTTCGTCAAGGGCTTCAACTGGCTGACGTACTACGGCGGCAAGTTCTCCACCTCCCAGAAGCGCGGCGTGTTCACCGACCAGGCCCTGGAGACCCTGCCCGCCGACTACTGGCGCTACTTCCTCATCGCCAACGCCCCCGAGTCCGACGACTCCTCCTTCACCTGGGAGCACTTCGCCGCCACGGTCAACAAGGACCTGGCCGACACCCTCGGCAACTTCGTCAACCGCGTGCTGTCCTTCTCCCGGAAGCGCTTCGGCGACGAGGTCCCGGCCGGGCACACGGCCGGGGAGGCGGAGGCGAAGCTGGGCGAGGAGATCGCGCGGCTGCTCACCGAGTACGAGGCGCAGATGGAGGCCCTCCAGTTCCGCAAGGCCGCGGCCGCGCTGCGAGCCCTGTGGTCGGCGGGCAACTCCTACCTGGAGGAGAAGGCCCCGTGGCTGGAGATCAAGACCGACCCTGACGGCGCCGCGCTGACCCTGCGTACGGCGATGAACCTCATCCACCTGTACGCGGTCATCTCCGAGCCGTTCATCCCGGCGTCCGCGAAGGCCATGCGCTCGGCCTTCGCTCTGGACGGCGACACCGCGACCTGGGTGAGTGCCGAGCAGGCCAAGGCCTTGGACACGGTTCCGGCCGGTACCGCCTTCACGGTTCCCCCGGTCCTCTTCGCAAAGATCAGCGAGGAAGACCTGGAGTCCTACCGCGAGCGCTTCGGCGGCGAGGCATCCGCCTGA
- a CDS encoding histidine phosphatase family protein, producing MRVQHIFLIKHGETEENRLGIHQGQAVGGTLSQRGAHDLRQVGTAFAESRIVADQMLVSPMPRCRASADVLSQTVAPFSTRTDRRLAAKDSGHLGGQPRETAMAEAARVGVPVHQLRTPNGESSEDVQARYVNLWREIASTSAQTTVLVGHGGGIACLLLHLTGHSFDRYLDLVPGSADTTWVEVIDGIPHIRCMNTAPNQLLGQLTDRAAR from the coding sequence ATGCGAGTCCAGCACATCTTCTTGATCAAGCACGGAGAGACCGAGGAGAACCGCCTCGGCATTCACCAAGGGCAGGCCGTCGGCGGAACGTTGAGTCAGCGCGGCGCCCACGACCTTCGCCAGGTCGGTACGGCCTTTGCCGAATCCCGCATCGTGGCGGACCAGATGCTTGTCAGCCCCATGCCGCGATGCCGAGCATCCGCCGATGTCCTGTCCCAGACAGTCGCGCCATTCAGCACCCGCACAGACCGGCGACTCGCGGCCAAGGACAGCGGCCACCTAGGTGGCCAGCCACGCGAGACGGCGATGGCAGAAGCCGCGCGCGTCGGCGTACCCGTCCATCAACTCCGCACACCGAACGGGGAATCCTCGGAGGACGTACAGGCCCGCTACGTGAACCTGTGGAGGGAGATCGCTTCAACTTCCGCCCAGACCACGGTCCTTGTGGGCCACGGAGGCGGCATCGCCTGCCTCCTGCTGCACCTCACCGGGCACAGCTTCGACCGCTACCTCGACCTCGTGCCGGGATCGGCCGACACGACGTGGGTCGAAGTGATCGACGGCATTCCGCACATCCGCTGCATGAACACTGCCCCGAACCAGTTGCTCGGGCAGCTCACGGACCGTGCCGCCCGATGA
- a CDS encoding pore-forming ESAT-6 family protein, whose translation MAGNQDRRSYDTGASSDVQGGLQIIIGQLERVLGDRDRAVKAAMADYQADGVSDEYHGKEVRWNKAAGEVRDIIRLVRDTLEKNDGTAQTTVARARAAVDNIG comes from the coding sequence ATGGCAGGAAACCAGGACCGCCGTTCCTACGACACCGGCGCCTCGTCCGACGTACAAGGCGGACTGCAGATCATCATCGGCCAGCTGGAGCGCGTCCTCGGCGACCGCGACCGCGCCGTGAAGGCCGCGATGGCCGACTACCAGGCCGACGGTGTCTCGGATGAGTACCACGGCAAGGAAGTCCGCTGGAACAAGGCCGCGGGCGAGGTCCGCGACATCATCCGGCTCGTGCGCGACACGTTGGAGAAGAACGACGGCACCGCGCAGACGACGGTCGCCAGGGCGCGGGCCGCGGTCGACAACATCGGCTGA
- a CDS encoding FkbM family methyltransferase, with amino-acid sequence MRNIFIDCGANLGVILGRFIRDLPDYAFYALEPNAELIPFIHDQVASTQSTAPVEILNSAAWTHNGTIDLYLGHHESSTVMPGKVVPPVYDQQIDYDAPVQVPALDFSAWLRRTATPDDHVVVKMDIEGAEYPVLTKMLADGTVGLISTLYVEWHHDRFPAMRRTDHDKLVDAVSAHTDVRDWD; translated from the coding sequence ATGCGGAACATCTTCATCGACTGCGGAGCCAACCTCGGAGTCATCCTCGGCCGCTTCATCCGTGACCTTCCGGACTACGCCTTCTACGCCCTCGAACCCAACGCGGAACTGATCCCGTTCATCCACGACCAGGTGGCGAGCACCCAGAGCACGGCTCCCGTCGAGATCTTGAACTCGGCGGCCTGGACTCACAACGGAACGATCGACCTCTATCTCGGCCACCACGAGAGCTCCACCGTGATGCCCGGCAAGGTCGTTCCTCCCGTCTACGACCAGCAGATCGACTACGACGCCCCGGTGCAGGTGCCCGCACTCGACTTCAGCGCTTGGCTGCGCCGCACCGCGACCCCTGACGATCACGTCGTCGTGAAGATGGACATCGAGGGCGCCGAGTACCCCGTGCTCACCAAAATGCTCGCCGACGGCACCGTCGGACTGATCTCGACCCTGTACGTCGAGTGGCACCACGACCGCTTTCCCGCGATGCGGCGGACCGACCACGACAAGCTCGTCGATGCCGTGTCCGCCCACACTGACGTGCGCGACTGGGACTGA
- a CDS encoding class I SAM-dependent methyltransferase, whose translation MHQPQTTKTPDPGDDCSQQQVTYYRARASEYDDTYADRMPMPHLSRSIAQLPIHGDVLELACGTGQWTQQLVDRARTVTAVDAAPEMIAIARSRVSEVDTRFITADLFDWAPEDQYDTVFFAFWLSHVPPPRFAAFWGMVRSALKPGGRAVFLDDSLAKAAIEERTQSHPGVPTVRRRLADGTEHTAVKVFYEASDLVGQLHSLGWESVIRDLDSYHFCGVAHPVGAVGTVGAGQT comes from the coding sequence ATGCACCAACCGCAGACCACCAAGACTCCCGACCCTGGGGACGACTGTTCCCAGCAGCAGGTCACGTACTACAGAGCACGCGCGAGCGAGTACGACGACACATACGCCGACCGCATGCCCATGCCTCATCTCTCCCGATCGATCGCTCAACTGCCCATCCACGGCGATGTGCTGGAGCTGGCCTGTGGTACGGGCCAGTGGACCCAGCAGCTCGTCGACCGGGCACGCACGGTCACGGCAGTGGACGCCGCGCCGGAGATGATCGCCATCGCCCGGTCCAGGGTGTCGGAAGTCGACACGCGCTTCATCACGGCGGACCTCTTCGACTGGGCGCCCGAGGACCAGTACGACACGGTCTTCTTCGCCTTCTGGCTCAGCCATGTGCCGCCTCCGCGCTTCGCGGCGTTCTGGGGCATGGTGCGCTCCGCGCTGAAGCCGGGCGGCCGCGCCGTCTTCCTCGACGACTCCCTCGCGAAAGCCGCGATCGAGGAACGAACGCAATCCCACCCCGGGGTGCCGACCGTGCGGCGGCGTCTGGCCGACGGGACGGAGCACACAGCGGTCAAGGTGTTCTACGAAGCCTCCGACCTGGTCGGTCAACTGCACTCCCTCGGCTGGGAGTCCGTGATCCGCGATCTCGACTCGTACCACTTCTGTGGCGTCGCCCATCCCGTAGGAGCGGTAGGAACGGTAGGAGCAGGGCAGACATGA
- a CDS encoding phosphotransferase family protein: MTTTSLATEDAARQACAKLDLPARGLTPVRAHATSVYALPAAQAIIRVSRADQHEHISRAVTLTRWLDEHDVPVTQPLDVPQPVTVHGFTVSFWHHYPQPVGAPAPHPEHLARILRRVHALPPPPCTLPVYEPLSSLRTTVRASTSLSPDDRSWLLDRAEELLATYADLNFPLGHGLIHGDAYPGNTLWDDKDSLARLGDWDEAAYGPRELDLANTFQGVRFGRTAAQLRAFSAAYGYGLAQWPGTATLVAIRDLHTLGSFVRRADRGDAEASAQLAYRLRTLRTEDAAASWDSH; this comes from the coding sequence ATGACCACGACATCTCTCGCCACCGAAGATGCCGCCCGGCAGGCCTGCGCCAAGCTGGACCTGCCCGCACGAGGCCTCACCCCCGTACGGGCCCACGCCACCTCCGTCTACGCCCTGCCCGCCGCCCAGGCAATCATCCGAGTCAGCCGGGCGGACCAGCACGAACACATATCCCGAGCTGTCACCCTGACCCGCTGGCTGGACGAGCACGACGTCCCCGTCACACAGCCCCTCGACGTCCCCCAGCCCGTCACCGTGCACGGCTTCACGGTCAGCTTCTGGCACCACTACCCGCAGCCGGTTGGCGCCCCAGCACCGCACCCCGAACACCTGGCACGGATCCTCCGCCGAGTCCACGCCTTGCCGCCACCGCCCTGCACACTGCCCGTGTACGAGCCGCTGTCGTCCCTGCGGACGACGGTCCGCGCCAGCACATCGCTCTCCCCCGACGACCGCTCCTGGCTGCTCGACCGCGCCGAGGAGCTGTTGGCGACGTACGCGGATCTGAACTTCCCGCTGGGCCACGGCTTGATCCACGGGGACGCCTACCCCGGCAACACCCTGTGGGACGACAAGGACTCACTGGCACGCCTCGGCGACTGGGACGAGGCCGCCTACGGTCCGCGCGAGCTGGACCTCGCGAACACCTTCCAGGGGGTGCGCTTCGGCCGCACTGCCGCCCAGCTCCGAGCGTTCTCGGCGGCGTACGGCTACGGCCTCGCCCAGTGGCCTGGCACCGCCACGCTGGTCGCAATCCGGGACCTGCATACTCTGGGGTCCTTCGTTCGCCGGGCAGATCGTGGGGATGCGGAAGCGTCGGCTCAACTTGCCTACCGGCTGCGCACGTTGCGGACGGAAGATGCAGCGGCCAGCTGGGACAGTCATTGA
- a CDS encoding nucleotide sugar dehydrogenase, whose product MRELETAHADLRPRRVVVVGQGYVGLPLAVRAAEAGHLVVGYDIDADRVKRLMIGESYVEDIPESRLRPLLASGAYCPSVETSDCAHFDVAVITVPTPLRDGTPDLSHVEDAARLLGRHLRRGATVVLESTTYPGTTEELLAPLLERVSGLTAGADFHLGYSPERIDPGNRTWTLENTPKVVSGVDTASRAAVHHFYASLVETVVPVADCRVAELTKLLENTFRHVNIALVNELAVLSHDLGIDIWAAIDAAATKPFGFMPFTPGPGVGGHCLPIDPSYLSWRVQRTLGRTIRFVELANDVNNHMPDHVVQRVTAGLNERRTPVNGARILLLGLAYKADTGDIRESPARRVAELLISMGADVKAADPHVPAYQHPFGFTAVQRVEVTPECLKSSDAVILLADHDAFDYSAITAHAPYVLDCRRRLTGANTESL is encoded by the coding sequence ATGCGTGAACTCGAAACCGCACATGCCGACCTGCGACCACGGCGGGTAGTCGTCGTCGGCCAGGGATACGTCGGCCTCCCTCTCGCAGTCCGCGCCGCCGAGGCCGGACACCTCGTCGTCGGCTACGACATCGACGCGGACCGCGTCAAGCGGCTCATGATCGGTGAGTCGTACGTCGAGGACATCCCCGAGAGCCGCCTTCGTCCCCTCCTGGCATCGGGTGCCTACTGCCCGAGTGTGGAGACATCGGACTGCGCCCACTTCGACGTGGCCGTGATCACCGTCCCCACTCCCTTACGGGACGGGACCCCGGACCTGTCACATGTCGAGGACGCGGCCCGCCTGCTCGGTCGCCACCTCAGGCGGGGCGCGACGGTCGTCCTGGAATCCACCACGTACCCCGGCACGACGGAGGAACTCCTCGCGCCGCTCCTGGAGCGGGTCTCCGGTCTGACGGCCGGGGCCGACTTCCACCTGGGCTACAGCCCCGAGCGGATCGACCCGGGGAACCGCACCTGGACCCTGGAGAACACCCCCAAGGTCGTCTCGGGCGTGGACACCGCCTCACGGGCCGCAGTGCACCACTTCTACGCCTCCCTCGTGGAGACCGTGGTGCCCGTCGCCGACTGCCGAGTGGCCGAGCTGACAAAACTGCTGGAGAACACCTTCCGCCACGTGAACATCGCGCTGGTCAACGAACTGGCGGTGCTCTCCCACGACTTGGGCATCGACATTTGGGCGGCCATCGATGCCGCGGCGACGAAGCCCTTCGGGTTCATGCCCTTCACTCCAGGCCCGGGTGTCGGCGGTCACTGCCTGCCCATCGACCCTTCGTACCTTTCGTGGAGAGTGCAGCGAACGCTGGGCCGTACCATCCGGTTCGTCGAGCTTGCGAACGACGTCAACAACCACATGCCGGACCATGTGGTCCAGCGAGTGACCGCAGGACTCAACGAGCGCAGAACACCGGTCAACGGCGCACGCATCCTGCTGCTCGGCCTCGCGTACAAAGCCGATACGGGCGACATCCGGGAATCCCCGGCGAGACGGGTCGCGGAACTGCTCATAAGCATGGGCGCGGACGTAAAGGCGGCGGACCCGCACGTGCCCGCCTATCAACACCCGTTCGGATTCACAGCGGTCCAGCGTGTCGAGGTAACCCCCGAGTGCCTCAAGTCATCCGACGCGGTGATCCTTCTGGCCGATCACGACGCCTTCGACTACTCCGCGATCACCGCCCACGCCCCGTACGTCCTGGACTGTCGCCGTCGGCTCACCGGAGCCAACACCGAATCGCTCTGA